AGATTATGGCATTAGTGACGAAATCGTTATAGAGGCTCTCAGAAAGGCCCATTCCATAAGGCCGGAGAGATACACCATACTTGGAGAGAGCGATATGTCTTATGATGCGGCGGTGAAGGCTCTGGAACTTACTGGAATAATCTGAGGTGATTGTTCTGCCAAAGATAAGTCTGATCGGTAGCAGCATAGCAAAGGAAGGTCTCGAGTTTGTTTTTGCCGGTCCACTCGCAGCGTGCTCTGACTGCAGGGTGAAGAATGTCTGCTTCAATCTGGAGCAGGGACATCGCTACAGAGTCACGAAGGTCAGGGAGCAGGTAAACCCATGCATAATTTTCAACGGTGATAAAGTCAATACTGTTGAGGTGGAAGAACTCGAAGACTATGTGAACGTGCAGGAAAGTAAACGCATTCAGGAAGGGGCCATAATATCTCTTAAATCGATGAACTGCGACTACATCACGTGCCCCAATATAGAAAAGTGCAATCTCTATTATTTCAAACCTGACATCAAGGTGATGGTGAAATCGATTGGAAAGGAGATAAGCTGCCCCAAAGGATATAAGATGAAGCAGATATCCATATCATACAAATGATGCCGTAAAATACGATGATCGTGTAGCAAACATGGAAGACACTGGGCATTATGTCGTTTTAAAAATCGCAAAGCTATTATAGAGGTTTTTAATGTAGTTTTTACCAGATTTCTATGAAGTATACCAAATTTGAAAAAGCAAGGATTATAGGAGCAAGAGCTCTTCAAATAGCCATGGGTGCTCCAGTTATCATCGATGTGCCTAAAAATATGATAGATCCTGTTGATATAGCAATGCTGGAGTTCGAGAATAACGTTATACCCATAACAATTAAAAAAGCTTCAAAAATTTTAAATTAAACTTTTGCGTTCTCCACATCAAACTCACCGGCATTTTTTAGGATCTCTGGTCTCTTCCTCGAATAATAAAGTGTCACGATCATTCCTCCAATCACGACCCAGAGTATGGTTATAATGAACGAGGCGAAATAGGCATCATTCACAGGCGTTGGATCCGTTACCCATCTTGTCCATATGTTGGAGACGGTGAAATAAATGACCACAAGACCTATAACTGTCGCAACCGCTGGCGCCAGGGCATGCTTCAAAAATTCGAATCTGTTGATCCTTCTGGTATAATATGTCAATGATGTGTTAGCCATTATATGAACTATGATTATGGATATCCCGGTACCGGCCTCAAGAATAAACGCTGCAGTTTTCGGACCAAAGTATAGCCCCATAAGCACATCAAGAACAAAGGAGGTTATGCTCCAAACAATTATGGCCATGTAAGGTGAACGATATTTCGGATGTATCCTGGCTATGACCTTCGGAAATATCACATTGTCCCCAGCTGCGGAGTACCACCACCTGCCCACCGCAGTTGCCTTCGAAACTCCATTGGTGAGGTAGCTGTTGATCGTGAATATTATCAGCAAGATCACACCTATCGTACCAAGATACTTTCCAAACACTATTATCCCTGCGTCGGGTGCACTGGCGAACGATCCTATATTGCTTATACCCCAGCCAACCGTTAGGGCGTAAGTTGCAGGTATTATCGCTATAGCAGTCAGAATCATGGCGTACAGGATCGACCTACCTATGTTTCTTTTGGGGTCCTTTATCTCCTCAGAGACCGTTGTAACAATTCCAGTACCCGTGAAATCCAGTATAGAGAACACAGCACCAAACATTATTGCTGAAAAACCTACCCCAAGGTTCTTTGGAAGCGTGAACGGCACCACTGAATTATGTGGCCCAACCCTCAGTATGATGATTATTGCGCCTATGACCAGAAACAGGACCTCGGCAAGGCCTGCAACGGCATTGTATCCAAGTGAAGGCTTTATACCGATGTAAGTTACTATCGTTATGTAAGCTGTGAATGCACCGGCGAAGAGTATCCATATGTAGGGTATTGCGGTTATCCTTGGTGAAATCAGGAATATGAACGATGAAAGACCCAGTATTCCAAATGCGGCGCCCGTTATATCATAATACATGAAGCTCAGTGCAGTTACTGGCCCGAGCTTGCCGCTCTCTGTGGAACCAGCTGCAAATGCATAGTAGCTTCCTGCGTTGGCCTTGTACTTTGAGAACTGATAGGGCGTGACCATGAATACTGCGTATACGAGCCACCCAAAAATCACGGAAAGTATTGTCCTCGATCCGGCTATTGAAAACGTTGCCACAAGCAATATTGCAATATCGGCGGCAGGAGCAACCTGTCCCATAGACTGGAATATCCCCTGCATTATGCCTATTGAGTTCCTTTTCAGTCCACTTCTTCTACGTACCATCTTTAAACCTCTGAAAATACGGAATGGCGAAAGA
This genomic interval from Thermoplasma sp. Kam2015 contains the following:
- a CDS encoding UPF0179 family protein; its protein translation is MIVLPKISLIGSSIAKEGLEFVFAGPLAACSDCRVKNVCFNLEQGHRYRVTKVREQVNPCIIFNGDKVNTVEVEELEDYVNVQESKRIQEGAIISLKSMNCDYITCPNIEKCNLYYFKPDIKVMVKSIGKEISCPKGYKMKQISISYK
- a CDS encoding DNA-directed RNA polymerase subunit K, whose amino-acid sequence is MKYTKFEKARIIGARALQIAMGAPVIIDVPKNMIDPVDIAMLEFENNVIPITIKKASKILN
- a CDS encoding amino acid permease yields the protein MVRRRSGLKRNSIGIMQGIFQSMGQVAPAADIAILLVATFSIAGSRTILSVIFGWLVYAVFMVTPYQFSKYKANAGSYYAFAAGSTESGKLGPVTALSFMYYDITGAAFGILGLSSFIFLISPRITAIPYIWILFAGAFTAYITIVTYIGIKPSLGYNAVAGLAEVLFLVIGAIIIILRVGPHNSVVPFTLPKNLGVGFSAIMFGAVFSILDFTGTGIVTTVSEEIKDPKRNIGRSILYAMILTAIAIIPATYALTVGWGISNIGSFASAPDAGIIVFGKYLGTIGVILLIIFTINSYLTNGVSKATAVGRWWYSAAGDNVIFPKVIARIHPKYRSPYMAIIVWSITSFVLDVLMGLYFGPKTAAFILEAGTGISIIIVHIMANTSLTYYTRRINRFEFLKHALAPAVATVIGLVVIYFTVSNIWTRWVTDPTPVNDAYFASFIITILWVVIGGMIVTLYYSRKRPEILKNAGEFDVENAKV